A stretch of Nonomuraea africana DNA encodes these proteins:
- a CDS encoding helix-turn-helix transcriptional regulator has translation MTTVVKSSTRPLTTAEIAALALSLAHLGAGPQAVTARRGLRHAFEHLELDDDVIATTLATLTDPLPVEVASRARVIADAITSRLVVRIHYRDASGNVTIRDVDPVTCLVHREFWYLVGVCRMRRAIRAFRFDRVIAVEPTLTPARPHLADRFLPFQRRNAA, from the coding sequence ATGACGACAGTCGTGAAGTCCTCCACGCGACCCCTGACGACCGCCGAGATCGCCGCCCTCGCCCTCTCCCTCGCGCACCTGGGCGCGGGGCCGCAGGCCGTCACCGCACGGCGCGGCCTGCGCCACGCCTTCGAGCATCTGGAGCTCGACGACGACGTCATCGCCACCACGCTCGCGACCCTCACCGACCCGCTGCCCGTGGAGGTGGCCTCCAGGGCCAGGGTCATCGCCGACGCCATCACCAGCCGACTCGTGGTCCGCATCCACTACCGCGACGCCTCGGGCAACGTCACGATCCGCGACGTCGACCCGGTGACCTGCCTCGTCCACAGAGAGTTCTGGTACCTCGTGGGCGTGTGCAGGATGCGCCGCGCGATCAGGGCGTTCAGGTTCGACCGCGTCATCGCGGTGGAGCCGACGCTGACCCCCGCCCGTCCCCACCTGGCCGACCGATTCCTACCGTTCCAACGCAGAAACGCCGCCTGA
- a CDS encoding serine/threonine-protein kinase: protein MLGSGTTLNDRYRLTTRLGGGGMGEVWRADDAVLGRAVAVKVLLPALMEDPRFAQRFQNEARAMATLAHPGVVDVYDCGTCELGDGRRVSFLVMEFIDGESLDRLLRRSALTSEETMRLVAEVADALAAAHEHGIVHRDVKPANLMIRPDGSVTLTDFGIAHSASGGQLTATGTVLCSAGYCAPEQASAGTITPAVDIYALGVVAYQCLTGKLPFDGETPVQIIFKHLRAPVPPLPDDVPPGPRVLVGRALEKDPERRWPSASDMAAAARHAAAHPHASIWSSATPPSTADPSRSPDGSGRAAHAPGASSGMPGQASAVAGGPSGTAGQASAVGGGSSGTPGRTFAESGGSAAPHDGSTASHGRPSGAPPSAESGVTVGAGARHEGAGPVTALARAERGGRRRALVMAAATMAALIATLAAVGWTWFRDPEPLEGVRPDQQVPLPVVGRTAEVRLPVKQDQVRPPTSTARDGKVAPSPTIPTAVPTTPRPSAPVTPPASPPQEPTKEPTPEPSPEPTTQPSPQEPTTAPTSAPPTPDPQTGTGEIQCIRAPCP from the coding sequence GTGCTCGGCTCGGGGACCACGCTCAACGATCGCTACCGCCTCACCACCAGACTGGGTGGTGGCGGCATGGGCGAGGTCTGGCGCGCCGACGACGCGGTGCTCGGCCGCGCCGTCGCGGTGAAGGTCCTCCTTCCCGCCCTCATGGAGGACCCGCGCTTCGCCCAGCGCTTCCAGAACGAGGCCAGGGCGATGGCCACGCTCGCCCACCCCGGCGTGGTCGACGTCTACGACTGCGGCACCTGCGAACTCGGCGACGGGCGCAGGGTCAGCTTCCTGGTGATGGAGTTCATCGACGGCGAGTCGCTCGACCGGCTGCTGCGCCGCTCCGCGCTGACGTCCGAGGAGACGATGCGCCTGGTGGCCGAGGTCGCCGACGCGCTGGCCGCCGCGCACGAGCACGGCATCGTGCACCGCGACGTCAAGCCGGCCAACCTCATGATCCGGCCCGACGGCAGCGTCACGCTCACCGACTTCGGCATCGCGCACTCGGCCTCGGGCGGCCAGCTGACCGCCACGGGCACCGTGCTGTGCTCGGCCGGATACTGCGCGCCCGAGCAGGCCTCAGCGGGCACGATCACGCCCGCGGTCGACATCTACGCGCTGGGCGTGGTCGCCTACCAGTGCCTCACCGGCAAACTGCCCTTCGACGGCGAGACTCCCGTCCAGATCATCTTCAAGCATCTCAGGGCACCGGTGCCGCCGCTGCCCGACGACGTGCCTCCCGGCCCGCGCGTGCTGGTGGGCAGGGCCCTGGAGAAGGACCCTGAACGGCGCTGGCCCTCGGCGTCCGACATGGCCGCCGCCGCCCGGCACGCCGCCGCCCATCCGCACGCGAGCATCTGGTCCTCGGCCACGCCCCCGTCCACCGCCGACCCGAGCCGGTCCCCAGACGGATCAGGCCGGGCCGCACACGCCCCGGGCGCGTCTTCAGGCATGCCAGGCCAGGCGTCAGCCGTCGCGGGCGGGCCCTCAGGCACAGCCGGCCAGGCCTCAGCCGTCGGGGGCGGGTCCTCGGGCACGCCCGGCCGGACCTTCGCCGAGTCAGGTGGATCCGCTGCGCCCCATGACGGGTCCACGGCCAGCCATGGCCGGCCCTCAGGGGCACCGCCGTCCGCGGAGTCCGGTGTGACCGTCGGGGCAGGTGCACGGCACGAAGGCGCGGGGCCCGTCACGGCGCTCGCTCGGGCTGAGCGCGGCGGTCGCAGGCGGGCTCTCGTCATGGCGGCCGCGACGATGGCCGCCCTGATCGCCACGCTGGCCGCCGTCGGGTGGACGTGGTTCAGGGACCCCGAACCGCTCGAGGGCGTACGGCCGGACCAGCAGGTGCCCCTGCCGGTGGTGGGGCGCACCGCCGAGGTAAGGCTGCCGGTCAAGCAGGACCAGGTCAGGCCGCCGACCTCGACCGCCAGGGACGGCAAGGTCGCGCCCAGCCCGACCATCCCGACCGCGGTGCCGACGACTCCCCGGCCGAGCGCTCCCGTCACGCCGCCGGCCTCGCCGCCCCAGGAGCCCACCAAGGAACCCACGCCCGAGCCCTCCCCCGAGCCGACCACGCAGCCGAGCCCCCAGGAGCCGACCACCGCGCCGACGAGCGCCCCGCCCACGCCCGATCCGCAGACCGGCACGGGAGAGATCCAGTGCATCAGGGCGCCCTGCCCGTGA
- a CDS encoding nuclease-related domain-containing protein — protein sequence MDSAKQREDGNNTSPIWVSDRPAEEKSAGAKHTAPTSTYAPVERASLRSLLQQPRYRHLRVRVLIAVAAGIVVGFLVGDPRVGISAAVVAAIADTVYRAKSNSSVPAWRRSSVAERKTEAQLKRLERSGYRTLHARAIPGSEAQIDHLVIGPTGVYAVDSEKWDKRLPVRVQMGKKLFHGPFDMKPRLTEARWEATQASELISKAYGREITVVASLAIYGPPVPWKIMTIRDVDVYEGARARKWITKRERALTDAEIDRLYEIASQVLPPRYGEG from the coding sequence GTGGACTCCGCTAAGCAGCGAGAAGACGGTAACAATACGTCACCGATCTGGGTGAGTGACAGGCCCGCCGAGGAGAAGAGCGCCGGCGCCAAGCACACAGCACCCACGTCAACGTACGCGCCCGTCGAACGCGCTTCCCTGCGCAGCCTGCTCCAGCAACCCCGATACCGCCATCTTCGCGTCCGCGTGCTCATCGCCGTCGCGGCGGGCATCGTGGTGGGCTTCCTCGTCGGCGACCCGCGCGTGGGCATCAGCGCCGCCGTGGTGGCGGCGATCGCCGACACGGTCTACCGCGCCAAGTCCAACTCGAGCGTGCCCGCGTGGCGCCGCTCGTCCGTGGCCGAGCGCAAGACCGAGGCGCAGCTGAAGCGGCTCGAACGCAGCGGCTACCGCACGCTCCACGCCAGGGCGATCCCCGGCAGCGAGGCGCAGATCGACCATCTGGTGATCGGCCCCACGGGCGTCTACGCGGTCGACTCGGAGAAGTGGGACAAGCGGCTGCCGGTGCGCGTACAGATGGGCAAGAAGCTCTTCCACGGCCCCTTCGACATGAAGCCCAGGCTGACCGAGGCCCGCTGGGAGGCGACCCAGGCGAGCGAGCTGATCAGCAAGGCCTACGGCCGCGAGATCACCGTCGTGGCGTCGCTGGCGATCTACGGCCCGCCGGTCCCCTGGAAGATCATGACGATCCGCGACGTGGACGTCTACGAGGGCGCCAGGGCCCGTAAGTGGATCACCAAGCGCGAGCGGGCGCTCACCGACGCCGAGATCGACAGGCTCTACGAGATCGCCAGTCAGGTGCTGCCCCCGCGCTACGGCGAGGGGTGA
- the ilvD gene encoding dihydroxy-acid dehydratase, whose translation MPALRSRTVTHGRNMVGARALLRATGVAGSDFGKPIIAVANSFTQFVPGHVHLREVGDLVAGAIREAGAIPREFNTIAVDDGIAMGHGGMLYSLPSRELIADAVEYMVNAHCADALICISNCDKITPGMLLAAFRLNIPTVFVSGGPMEAGKTPGRKLDLVDPMVAAADASVTDEELLEMEENACPTCGSCSGMFTANSMNCLAEAIGLALPGNGTILATHKARKKLFEDAGSRVVDIAKRYYEDDDESVLPRSIASKHSFENAMALDVAMGGSTNTILHILAAAREAEVDFGLKEINEISLRVPCLCKVAPATNKYHIEDVHRAGGIPGILGQLDRAGLLHRDVPTVNGGTLGEVIAAWDPASPTVLPEAVELWHAAPGNVRTVRPYSQDNRWDDLDLDRAEGCIRDREHAYSKDGGLAVLYGNISRDGAVVKTAGVDESIWKFSGPAVVFESQEDAVEGILAGRVKEGDVVVIRYEGPKGGPGMQEMLYPTSFLKGKGLGKACALVTDGRFSGGTSGLSIGHASPEAAEGGAIALVEDGDLIEIDIPNRLLELRVPDEELAVRREKLLADLGGYRPRDRQRQVSVALQAYAAMTTSASTGASRDLSQLAR comes from the coding sequence ATGCCCGCCCTCAGGTCTCGTACGGTCACGCACGGCAGGAACATGGTCGGCGCCCGGGCCCTGCTCCGGGCGACCGGTGTAGCCGGGAGCGACTTCGGCAAGCCCATCATCGCCGTGGCCAACAGCTTCACCCAGTTCGTGCCTGGCCACGTGCACCTGCGCGAGGTCGGCGACCTGGTCGCAGGCGCCATCAGGGAGGCGGGGGCGATCCCGCGCGAGTTCAACACGATCGCCGTCGACGACGGCATCGCGATGGGCCACGGCGGCATGCTCTACTCGCTGCCCAGTCGCGAGCTGATCGCCGACGCGGTCGAGTACATGGTGAACGCGCACTGCGCCGACGCCCTGATCTGCATCTCCAACTGCGACAAGATCACCCCCGGCATGCTCCTGGCCGCCTTCAGGCTGAACATCCCGACCGTCTTCGTCTCGGGCGGCCCCATGGAGGCCGGCAAGACGCCCGGCCGCAAGCTCGACCTCGTCGACCCGATGGTCGCCGCGGCCGACGCCTCCGTCACCGACGAGGAGCTCCTCGAGATGGAGGAGAACGCCTGCCCGACCTGCGGGTCGTGCTCTGGCATGTTCACCGCCAACTCCATGAACTGCCTGGCCGAGGCGATCGGCCTGGCGCTGCCGGGCAACGGCACGATCCTGGCCACGCACAAGGCGCGCAAGAAGCTGTTCGAGGACGCGGGCAGCCGCGTGGTCGACATCGCCAAGCGCTACTACGAGGACGACGACGAGTCGGTGCTGCCGCGCTCGATCGCCTCCAAGCACTCCTTCGAGAACGCGATGGCGCTCGACGTGGCTATGGGCGGCTCCACCAACACGATCCTGCACATCCTGGCGGCCGCCCGCGAGGCCGAGGTCGACTTCGGCCTCAAGGAGATCAACGAGATCTCGCTGCGGGTGCCCTGCCTGTGCAAGGTCGCTCCGGCGACGAACAAGTACCACATCGAGGACGTGCACCGCGCCGGCGGCATCCCAGGCATCCTGGGCCAGCTCGACAGGGCGGGGCTGCTGCACCGCGACGTCCCCACGGTCAACGGCGGCACCCTCGGCGAGGTCATCGCCGCATGGGACCCCGCCTCGCCGACCGTGCTGCCCGAGGCCGTGGAGCTCTGGCACGCCGCGCCCGGCAACGTCCGTACGGTGCGGCCCTACTCCCAGGACAACCGCTGGGACGACCTCGACCTCGACCGCGCCGAGGGCTGCATCCGCGACCGCGAGCACGCCTACAGCAAGGACGGCGGGCTGGCCGTTCTCTACGGCAACATCTCGCGCGACGGCGCGGTGGTGAAGACCGCCGGTGTCGACGAGTCGATCTGGAAGTTCTCCGGGCCCGCCGTGGTCTTCGAGTCGCAGGAGGACGCCGTCGAGGGCATCCTGGCCGGCCGGGTCAAGGAGGGCGACGTCGTCGTCATCCGCTACGAGGGCCCCAAGGGCGGTCCCGGCATGCAGGAGATGCTCTACCCGACCTCCTTCCTCAAGGGCAAGGGGCTCGGCAAGGCCTGCGCGCTGGTCACCGACGGCCGCTTCTCCGGCGGCACCTCGGGCCTGTCCATCGGCCACGCCTCGCCCGAGGCGGCCGAGGGCGGCGCGATCGCGCTGGTGGAGGACGGCGACCTCATCGAGATCGACATCCCGAACCGGCTGCTGGAGCTGCGGGTGCCCGACGAGGAGCTGGCCGTGCGGCGCGAGAAGCTGCTGGCCGACCTGGGCGGTTACCGTCCGCGCGACCGCCAGCGCCAGGTGAGCGTGGCCCTGCAGGCCTACGCCGCGATGACCACCTCGGCCTCCACGGGCGCCTCCAGGGACCTGTCCCAGCTCGCCCGCTGA
- a CDS encoding serine hydrolase, giving the protein MGPDLAGPEQAIRDQVRFHVTHMLQAGALVDPAAEGQLPASVRRGLDRSLAAYLHRQPGRFAVAVYDRTTSMRYAFRERSPFMLASVAKVDILLALLLQVQREHRRLTAGERQLADQMIRQSDNYSAHRLYTAIGGNRGFSDTLREQGIAHTWPGPGLYWGLSRSRPSDQVEVLDRLTDPDGPVSPRNRRYALQLMSSVDKSQAWGVSAAAPGGRVALKNGWLPAAEHGGLWTINSVGRLALPGHELLVAVLSERSQAMSAGVSMVERVARTAVRAFTRTASPA; this is encoded by the coding sequence GTGGGCCCTGATCTGGCGGGTCCTGAGCAGGCGATTCGTGACCAGGTGAGGTTCCACGTCACCCACATGCTGCAGGCCGGTGCCCTCGTGGATCCCGCCGCGGAGGGGCAGCTGCCCGCCTCCGTACGGCGCGGCCTGGACCGCTCGCTGGCCGCCTATCTCCACCGCCAGCCCGGACGGTTCGCCGTGGCCGTCTACGACCGGACCACCTCGATGCGCTACGCCTTCCGCGAGAGGTCGCCCTTCATGCTGGCCAGCGTGGCGAAGGTGGACATCCTGCTCGCCCTGCTGCTGCAGGTCCAGCGGGAGCACCGCCGCCTGACAGCGGGTGAGCGCCAGCTGGCCGACCAGATGATCAGGCAGAGCGACAACTACAGCGCGCACCGGCTCTACACCGCCATCGGTGGGAATCGGGGGTTCAGCGACACCCTCCGCGAGCAGGGCATCGCGCACACCTGGCCGGGGCCCGGCCTGTACTGGGGACTGAGCAGGAGCAGGCCATCGGACCAGGTCGAGGTGCTCGACAGGCTGACCGACCCCGACGGCCCCGTCTCCCCGCGCAACCGGCGCTACGCGCTCCAACTGATGTCGTCCGTCGACAAGAGCCAGGCCTGGGGCGTCAGCGCGGCGGCGCCCGGCGGGCGGGTCGCGCTGAAGAACGGCTGGCTGCCCGCGGCCGAGCACGGCGGGCTGTGGACGATCAACAGCGTGGGACGGCTCGCGCTGCCGGGGCACGAGCTCCTGGTCGCGGTGCTGTCGGAGCGCAGCCAGGCGATGAGCGCGGGCGTCTCGATGGTCGAACGCGTGGCGAGGACAGCCGTACGCGCCTTCACCAGAACCGCGTCACCGGCCTGA
- a CDS encoding FmdB family zinc ribbon protein: MPRYDFRCRACGSTFEVTRPMAASGDPAACPEGHTDTVKLLSTVAMTGNAGAPAGGSGGGCCGGGCCS; the protein is encoded by the coding sequence ATGCCGCGCTACGACTTCCGCTGCCGCGCCTGCGGATCCACCTTCGAGGTCACCCGTCCGATGGCGGCCTCGGGCGACCCCGCCGCCTGCCCCGAGGGGCACACCGACACGGTCAAGCTGCTGTCGACCGTCGCCATGACCGGCAACGCCGGCGCTCCTGCGGGCGGCAGCGGTGGAGGCTGCTGCGGCGGCGGCTGCTGCTCCTAG
- a CDS encoding DUF5130 family protein: MRALTPAQADDVRAALTAAEQRSGLRFSTFLGPPAGARRHFAERLHAALGEESPDAVLVFIDVEGRALEIVTGENARRRLPDGACRLTAMSMATAFSAGDLAGGLLYGINALAEQAARR, encoded by the coding sequence ATGCGCGCGCTCACCCCGGCCCAGGCCGACGACGTCCGCGCGGCGCTGACGGCCGCCGAGCAGCGCAGCGGCCTGCGGTTCAGCACCTTTCTCGGCCCGCCGGCGGGCGCCCGCCGGCACTTCGCCGAACGGCTGCACGCCGCCCTGGGCGAGGAGTCGCCCGACGCGGTGCTCGTCTTCATCGACGTCGAGGGCCGCGCGCTGGAGATCGTCACGGGAGAGAACGCGCGGCGCCGCCTGCCCGACGGGGCGTGCCGGCTGACGGCGATGTCCATGGCCACCGCCTTCAGCGCGGGAGACCTGGCCGGCGGCCTGCTCTACGGGATCAACGCTCTCGCGGAGCAGGCCGCACGCCGCTAG
- a CDS encoding HNH endonuclease, with amino-acid sequence MRQVLLLNATYEPLTTLSLHRAVVLVLREKADVVHRDGRGAVLRSATCTVDVPSVIRLRRYVRIPYRSRIPLTRAALMRRDDFRCAYCGQRAETIDHVVPRSRGGTHTWENCVASCMPCNHRKADKFLEELGWTLRVAPAVPRGAHWRLIGAQLVGDPQWAPYLSETAA; translated from the coding sequence ATGCGCCAAGTACTCCTGCTCAACGCCACCTATGAGCCACTGACCACGCTTTCACTGCACCGGGCCGTCGTGCTCGTGCTCAGGGAGAAGGCCGACGTCGTCCACCGTGACGGCAGGGGAGCGGTGCTGCGCTCCGCGACCTGCACGGTCGACGTGCCGTCGGTGATCAGGCTCCGAAGATATGTCCGTATCCCCTACCGGTCTCGCATCCCTCTGACGCGCGCCGCGCTGATGCGCCGCGACGACTTCCGCTGCGCCTACTGCGGGCAGCGGGCCGAGACGATCGACCACGTCGTCCCCCGTTCGCGGGGCGGCACGCACACGTGGGAGAACTGCGTGGCCTCGTGCATGCCGTGCAACCACAGGAAGGCCGACAAGTTCCTGGAGGAGCTGGGGTGGACGCTGCGCGTCGCCCCCGCGGTGCCGAGGGGCGCCCACTGGCGGCTCATCGGCGCCCAGCTCGTCGGCGATCCCCAGTGGGCGCCCTACCTGTCGGAGACGGCGGCCTAG
- a CDS encoding amidase, translating into MAHIHDLTALEQAEAVRRREISPVEITRHYLDRVERIDPQVGAFVTVTAERALAQARDLTEPSGPLYGVPIPIKDLNLVKDVPISFGSATYADFVAPVDDTVVERLREAGTVMLGKTATPEFGLPCYTETSVSPPSRTPWDLTRSAGGSSGGAAAAVAAGLAPAAQGSDGAGSIRIPSSVCGLFGIKPTRGRVSFAPIIPDLAGLSTNGPIARTVADAAALLDVMAHNNPGDLYLAPPHEGTFLACATREPGRLRIARYAEPVVPGTQVHPDVLTAYEAASKTLERLGHEVVDIDPPYGPDLVPQFVTMWFAFACVHPVALDRQHLLRPLTAWLRERGFATPAPAFLQAQSSLQLATRLALMVTDAYDAVLTPTVTEPPRPVGWFEEGGDPEQTFERMKRFAAFPAIYNVSGQPAVNLPLHWNAEGLPIGVMLAGRVGGEGTLISLSAQVEAARGGFWGDRRPPVW; encoded by the coding sequence GTGGCGCACATCCATGATCTCACCGCACTTGAGCAGGCGGAAGCCGTCAGGCGCCGGGAAATCTCACCTGTTGAGATCACCCGGCACTATCTCGACCGCGTCGAACGGATCGACCCACAGGTGGGTGCCTTCGTCACGGTCACCGCGGAGCGGGCGCTGGCGCAGGCGCGCGACCTTACCGAGCCCAGCGGCCCCCTGTACGGCGTGCCGATCCCGATCAAGGACCTCAACCTGGTCAAGGACGTGCCGATCAGCTTCGGCTCGGCCACCTACGCCGACTTCGTCGCGCCCGTCGACGACACGGTCGTGGAGCGGTTGCGGGAGGCCGGCACGGTGATGCTCGGCAAGACGGCCACCCCCGAGTTCGGCCTGCCCTGCTACACCGAGACGTCGGTGTCGCCGCCGAGCCGTACGCCGTGGGACCTCACCCGCTCGGCGGGCGGGTCGAGCGGGGGCGCGGCGGCCGCCGTGGCGGCCGGGCTCGCGCCCGCGGCCCAGGGCAGCGACGGCGCGGGCTCCATCAGGATCCCCTCCTCCGTCTGCGGCCTGTTCGGCATCAAGCCGACCAGGGGCCGCGTGAGCTTCGCGCCGATCATCCCCGACCTGGCCGGACTGTCGACCAACGGCCCGATCGCCAGGACCGTCGCCGACGCCGCGGCACTGCTCGACGTGATGGCCCACAACAATCCCGGCGACCTCTACCTCGCGCCCCCGCACGAGGGCACGTTCCTCGCGTGCGCCACGAGGGAGCCGGGCCGCCTGCGCATCGCGCGCTACGCCGAGCCCGTGGTGCCGGGCACCCAGGTCCACCCCGACGTGCTGACCGCCTACGAGGCGGCGTCCAAGACGCTGGAGCGGCTGGGCCACGAGGTCGTCGACATCGACCCGCCGTACGGCCCCGACCTGGTGCCGCAGTTCGTGACCATGTGGTTCGCCTTCGCCTGCGTGCACCCCGTGGCCCTCGACAGGCAGCACCTGCTGCGGCCGCTCACCGCCTGGCTGCGCGAGCGCGGCTTCGCCACCCCGGCGCCCGCGTTCCTGCAGGCGCAGTCGTCGTTGCAGCTGGCCACGCGGCTGGCGCTGATGGTGACCGACGCCTACGACGCCGTGCTCACCCCGACGGTCACCGAGCCGCCGCGGCCCGTCGGCTGGTTCGAGGAGGGCGGCGATCCCGAGCAGACCTTCGAGCGGATGAAGCGGTTCGCCGCCTTCCCCGCGATCTACAACGTGAGCGGACAGCCCGCGGTCAACCTCCCGCTGCACTGGAACGCCGAGGGCCTGCCGATCGGCGTCATGCTGGCGGGGCGCGTCGGCGGCGAGGGCACGCTGATCTCGCTGTCGGCGCAGGTCGAGGCGGCCAGGGGCGGATTCTGGGGTGACCGGAGGCCGCCGGTCTGGTGA
- a CDS encoding GNAT family N-acetyltransferase, whose translation MWTFSSDFAEYAKHAEAFLCQRPAANTVALTLLASLRSGMPCADDSYFGWWTENGQVCGAVFRTPPRPLYLADVPPSALVPLAEALRERGTDVPVVSGPVELGEAFLTAWGATSSERRPERLYRLGTLAVPEVPGAGRRADLSDFPLVMSWFQAFADEVGMNGGGDLAELTQRRISHGDVQLWVDGDAPVSVAGVSAEAAGMCRIGPVYTPPSCRRRGYGAAVTAYASQVALTERCQEVVLFTDLNNPTSNAIYQSIGYEPVSDYAHIALEPVP comes from the coding sequence ATGTGGACCTTCTCCTCGGACTTCGCGGAGTACGCCAAGCACGCCGAAGCCTTCCTGTGTCAGCGGCCCGCCGCCAACACGGTCGCGCTGACGCTCCTGGCGAGTCTGCGCTCCGGCATGCCGTGTGCCGACGACTCCTACTTCGGCTGGTGGACGGAGAACGGCCAGGTCTGCGGCGCGGTGTTCCGCACTCCTCCCCGCCCGCTCTATCTCGCGGACGTGCCGCCGTCCGCGCTCGTCCCCCTGGCCGAGGCACTGCGCGAGCGCGGCACCGACGTGCCCGTGGTCTCGGGCCCGGTCGAGCTCGGCGAAGCCTTCCTGACCGCGTGGGGCGCCACCTCGTCCGAGCGCAGGCCCGAACGCCTCTACCGGCTCGGCACGCTGGCCGTACCCGAGGTGCCCGGCGCCGGGCGCCGCGCGGACTTGAGCGACTTCCCCCTGGTCATGAGCTGGTTCCAGGCCTTCGCCGACGAGGTGGGCATGAACGGCGGCGGCGACCTGGCCGAGCTGACCCAGCGACGCATCTCCCACGGTGACGTCCAGCTCTGGGTGGACGGCGACGCGCCGGTCTCCGTGGCCGGCGTCTCCGCCGAGGCGGCGGGGATGTGCAGGATCGGCCCCGTCTACACGCCGCCCTCGTGCCGGCGCAGGGGCTACGGCGCGGCCGTCACCGCCTATGCCAGCCAGGTGGCGCTGACCGAACGCTGCCAGGAGGTGGTGCTGTTCACCGACCTGAACAACCCCACCAGCAACGCCATCTACCAGTCGATCGGCTACGAACCCGTGTCCGACTACGCCCACATCGCGCTCGAACCCGTACCCTAG